Proteins encoded by one window of Serratia nevei:
- a CDS encoding NAD(P)/FAD-dependent oxidoreductase produces MTTPKKKIVIVGGGAGGLELATSLGHKLGRKNKAEITLVDRNHSHLWKPLLHEVATGSLDDGVDALSYLAHARNHHFSFQLGSLTNINRETQTLQLAQICDEQGGELVPARELPYDILVMALGSTSNDFGTPGVKEHCIFLDNPHQARRFHNEMLNLFLKFSAQPGQKERVNIAIVGGGATGVELSAELHNAVKQLHSYGFEGLDNSALNVTLVEAGERILPALPPRISAAAHQELIKLGVRVLTNTMVTSADAKGLNTKGGEFIDADLMVWAAGIKAPDFMKDIGGLETNRINQLVVEPTLQTTRDPNIFAIGDCASCPKEGGGFVPPRAQSAHQMASRCATNILALMNGQTLKPYVYKDHGSLVSLSRFSTVGSLMGNLMRGSMMVEGRIARFVYISLYRMHQVALHGYIKTGLMMLVGGINRVIRPRLKMH; encoded by the coding sequence TTGACAACGCCAAAGAAGAAAATCGTTATTGTTGGCGGCGGCGCCGGTGGCTTGGAGCTGGCGACCAGCCTGGGCCATAAACTTGGCCGCAAGAACAAAGCGGAGATCACGCTGGTGGATCGCAACCACAGCCATTTGTGGAAACCGCTGCTGCACGAAGTGGCGACCGGTTCCCTCGATGACGGCGTGGATGCGCTCAGCTACCTGGCGCACGCGCGCAACCACCATTTCAGCTTCCAACTGGGGTCGTTGACCAACATCAACCGCGAGACGCAAACGCTGCAGCTGGCGCAGATCTGCGACGAGCAGGGCGGCGAGCTGGTGCCGGCGCGCGAACTGCCGTACGACATCCTGGTGATGGCGCTGGGCAGCACCTCGAACGATTTCGGTACGCCGGGCGTGAAAGAGCACTGCATCTTCCTGGATAACCCGCATCAGGCGCGCCGCTTCCACAACGAAATGCTCAACCTGTTCCTGAAGTTCTCGGCGCAGCCGGGGCAAAAAGAGCGGGTCAACATCGCCATCGTCGGCGGCGGCGCCACCGGCGTTGAGCTGTCCGCCGAACTGCACAACGCGGTGAAGCAGCTGCACAGCTACGGTTTCGAAGGCCTGGACAACAGCGCATTGAACGTGACGCTGGTGGAAGCCGGCGAGCGCATTCTGCCGGCGCTGCCGCCGCGCATTTCCGCTGCGGCGCACCAGGAGCTGATCAAACTGGGCGTGCGCGTGCTGACCAACACCATGGTGACCAGCGCCGATGCCAAAGGCCTGAACACCAAAGGTGGCGAGTTCATCGATGCCGATCTGATGGTATGGGCGGCCGGCATCAAGGCGCCGGACTTCATGAAAGACATCGGCGGCCTGGAAACCAACCGCATCAACCAGCTGGTGGTGGAGCCGACGCTGCAGACCACGCGCGATCCGAACATCTTCGCCATCGGCGACTGCGCCTCCTGCCCGAAAGAGGGCGGCGGTTTTGTGCCGCCGCGCGCTCAGTCGGCGCACCAGATGGCCTCGCGCTGCGCCACCAATATTCTGGCGCTGATGAACGGCCAGACGCTGAAGCCATACGTGTATAAAGACCACGGCTCGCTGGTGTCGCTGTCGCGCTTCAGCACCGTCGGCAGCCTGATGGGCAACCTGATGCGCGGTTCGATGATGGTGGAAGGGCGCATCGCGCGCTTCGTTTACATCTCGCTGTACCGCATGCACCAGGTGGCGCTGCACGGCTACATCAAAACCGGCCTGATGATGCTGGTAGGCGGCATCAACCGGGTGATCCGCCCGCGTCTGAAAATGCACTGA
- a CDS encoding helix-turn-helix domain-containing protein — protein MNTTGFITDLKAWIDNNLEEKLDINTVADRAGYSKWHLQRMFKRQTGYALGEYIRMQKLKVSAERLANSGEPIVSVAISLGFDSQQSFNRSFKRQFGQTPGDWRRALAQPASMGRTHH, from the coding sequence ATGAACACTACGGGCTTTATTACCGATTTGAAGGCGTGGATCGACAACAATCTGGAAGAGAAACTGGATATCAACACCGTGGCGGACCGCGCGGGCTATTCCAAATGGCATCTGCAGCGCATGTTCAAGCGCCAGACCGGCTACGCGCTGGGGGAGTATATCCGCATGCAAAAACTGAAAGTGTCGGCGGAGCGCCTGGCCAACAGCGGCGAGCCTATCGTCAGCGTGGCGATTTCGCTCGGCTTCGACTCACAGCAGTCGTTCAACCGCAGCTTCAAACGCCAGTTTGGCCAAACGCCGGGCGACTGGCGCCGCGCGTTGGCACAGCCGGCGTCCATGGGGCGCACGCACCACTGA
- a CDS encoding glycine zipper 2TM domain-containing protein, whose translation MNKSMLAGVGIGIAAALGIAAVASLDVFSAGPQYAQVLAATPIKETIKTPRQECRNVTVTHRAPVQDENRIAGSVLGAVAGGVIGHQFGGGRGRDVATVVGALGGGYAGNQVQGAMQNNDVSTSVQQRCKTVYDKSQKMLGYDVTYKIGNQQGKIRMDHDPGTQIPLDKNGQLVLNRA comes from the coding sequence GTGAACAAGTCAATGTTAGCCGGTGTTGGGATTGGTATCGCTGCCGCTCTGGGGATTGCCGCGGTAGCCAGCCTGGACGTCTTTTCTGCCGGTCCGCAGTACGCGCAGGTGCTCGCCGCAACGCCGATTAAAGAAACCATCAAAACGCCGCGTCAGGAATGCCGCAACGTCACCGTTACGCACCGTGCGCCGGTACAGGATGAAAACCGCATCGCCGGCTCTGTGCTGGGCGCAGTGGCGGGCGGCGTGATCGGCCACCAGTTCGGCGGCGGTCGCGGGCGCGACGTGGCGACCGTGGTCGGCGCGCTGGGCGGCGGCTATGCCGGCAACCAGGTGCAAGGGGCGATGCAGAACAACGACGTCAGCACCAGCGTTCAGCAGCGTTGCAAAACGGTCTACGACAAGTCCCAGAAAATGCTGGGTTATGACGTGACCTACAAGATCGGTAATCAGCAGGGCAAGATCCGCATGGATCACGATCCGGGCACGCAAATCCCGTTGGATAAAAACGGCCAGCTGGTGCTGAACAGAGCCTGA
- the sdeB gene encoding multidrug efflux RND transporter permease subunit SdeB, protein MDFSRFFIDRPIFAAVLSILIFVAGAIAIPLLPISEYPDVVPPSVQVRAEYPGANPKEIAETVATPLEEAINGVENMMYMKSVAGSDGVLVTTVTFRPGTDPDQAQVQVQNRVAQAEARLPEDVRRQGITTQKQSPALTLVVHLVSPSGKYDSLYLRNYATLKVKDELARLPGVGQVQIFGAGEYAMRIWLDPNKVAARGLTASDVVSAMQEQNVQVSAGQLGAEPMPTRSDYLLSINAQGRLQTEEEFGNIILKSGDNGEIVRLRDVARIEMGSGSYALRAQLNNKDAVGIGIFQSPGANAIELSDAVRGKMAELATRFPDGMSWKSPYDPTVFVRDSIRAVVDTLLEAVILVVLVVILFLQTWRASIIPLLAVPISVVGTFAALYMLGFSLNTLSLFGLVLAIGIVVDDAIVVVENVERNIEEGLSPLAAAHQAMREVSGPIIAIAVVLCAVFVPMAFLSGVTGQFYKQFAVTIAISTVISAINSLTLSPALAARLLKPHGAPKDLPSRLIDRLFGWLFRPFNRFFASGSQRYQRGVSRVLGRRGAVFVVYLLLLAAAGVMFKTVPGGFIPTQDKLYLIGGVKMPEGASLERTDAVIRKMSAIGLSVDGVTDAVAFPGLNALQFTNTPNTGTVFFALESLSTRTRTAAQINAEINARISQIQEGFAFSIMPPPILGIGQGSGYSLYVQDRAGLGYGALQTAINTMSGAIMQTPGMGFPISSYQANVPQLDAKIDRDKAKAQGVPLNALFSTLQTYLGSSYINDFNRYGRTWKVMAQADGQFRDSVEDIANLRTRNDKGEMVPIGSMVSIGTTYGPDPMIRYNGFPAADLIGDADPRVLSSTQAMGALTQMAGKLLPNGMNIQWTDLSYQQSTQGNAALVVFPVAVLLAFLALAALYESWTLPLAVILIVPMTMLSALFGVWLTGGDNNVFVQVGLVVLMGLACKNAILIVEFARELEMQGKGIVEAALEACRLRLRPIVMTSIAFIAGTIPLILGHGAGAEVRGVTGITVFSGMLGVTLFGLFLTPVFYVTLRRLVARKAQPQTA, encoded by the coding sequence ATGGACTTTTCCCGTTTTTTCATCGACCGGCCGATCTTTGCCGCGGTGCTGTCGATCCTGATTTTTGTCGCTGGGGCGATCGCCATCCCGCTGCTGCCGATCAGCGAGTACCCGGACGTGGTGCCGCCCAGCGTGCAGGTGCGCGCCGAATACCCGGGCGCCAACCCGAAAGAGATCGCTGAAACGGTGGCCACGCCGCTGGAAGAAGCGATCAACGGCGTCGAAAACATGATGTACATGAAATCGGTCGCCGGTTCCGACGGCGTGCTGGTGACCACCGTCACCTTCCGCCCCGGCACCGATCCCGATCAGGCGCAGGTGCAGGTGCAAAACCGCGTGGCGCAGGCCGAAGCGCGCCTGCCGGAAGACGTGCGCCGCCAGGGCATCACCACCCAGAAGCAGTCCCCGGCGCTGACGCTGGTGGTGCATCTGGTCTCGCCTTCCGGCAAGTACGATTCGCTGTACCTGCGCAACTACGCCACCCTGAAGGTCAAGGATGAGCTCGCCCGTCTGCCGGGCGTCGGCCAGGTGCAGATTTTCGGCGCCGGTGAGTATGCGATGCGCATCTGGCTCGATCCGAACAAGGTCGCCGCGCGTGGCCTGACCGCCTCCGACGTGGTGAGCGCCATGCAGGAGCAAAACGTGCAGGTCTCCGCCGGCCAGCTCGGCGCGGAGCCGATGCCGACGCGCAGCGACTATCTGCTGTCGATCAACGCCCAGGGCCGCCTGCAAACCGAAGAAGAGTTCGGCAACATCATCCTCAAGAGCGGCGACAACGGCGAGATCGTGCGGCTGCGCGACGTGGCGCGCATCGAAATGGGCTCCGGCAGCTACGCGCTGCGCGCCCAGCTCAATAACAAGGATGCGGTCGGTATCGGTATCTTCCAGTCGCCGGGCGCCAACGCCATCGAGCTGTCTGACGCGGTGCGCGGCAAGATGGCCGAGCTGGCGACCCGCTTCCCGGACGGCATGAGCTGGAAATCGCCTTACGATCCGACGGTGTTCGTACGCGATTCGATCCGCGCGGTAGTGGATACCCTGCTGGAAGCGGTGATCCTGGTGGTGCTGGTGGTCATTCTGTTCCTGCAGACCTGGCGCGCCTCGATCATTCCGCTGCTGGCGGTCCCGATCTCCGTGGTCGGCACCTTTGCCGCGCTGTATATGCTGGGCTTCTCGCTCAATACCCTCAGCCTGTTCGGACTGGTGCTGGCGATCGGCATCGTGGTGGATGACGCTATCGTGGTGGTGGAAAACGTCGAGCGTAATATCGAAGAGGGGCTGTCGCCGCTGGCGGCGGCGCACCAGGCGATGCGCGAGGTCTCCGGCCCGATCATTGCCATCGCCGTGGTGCTGTGCGCGGTGTTCGTGCCGATGGCGTTCCTTTCCGGCGTCACCGGTCAGTTCTACAAACAGTTCGCCGTCACCATCGCCATCTCGACGGTGATCTCCGCGATCAACTCGCTGACCCTGTCGCCGGCGCTGGCGGCGCGCTTGCTTAAACCGCACGGCGCGCCGAAAGATCTGCCGTCACGCCTGATTGACCGGCTGTTCGGCTGGTTGTTCCGGCCGTTCAACCGCTTCTTCGCCAGCGGCTCGCAACGCTATCAGCGCGGCGTCTCCCGCGTGCTGGGCCGGCGCGGCGCGGTGTTCGTCGTCTATCTGCTGCTGCTGGCCGCCGCCGGCGTGATGTTCAAGACCGTACCCGGCGGCTTTATCCCGACGCAGGACAAGCTGTACCTGATCGGCGGCGTTAAGATGCCAGAAGGCGCCTCGCTGGAGCGCACCGATGCAGTGATCCGCAAGATGAGCGCCATCGGCCTGAGCGTGGACGGCGTCACCGATGCGGTGGCCTTCCCCGGCCTGAATGCGCTGCAGTTCACCAATACGCCGAATACCGGCACGGTGTTCTTCGCGCTGGAGTCGTTGAGCACCCGTACCCGCACCGCGGCGCAGATCAACGCCGAGATCAACGCGCGCATTTCACAGATTCAGGAAGGCTTCGCCTTCTCAATCATGCCGCCGCCGATCCTCGGCATTGGCCAAGGCTCCGGCTATTCGCTGTACGTGCAGGATCGTGCCGGGCTGGGCTACGGCGCGTTGCAAACGGCGATCAACACCATGTCCGGCGCCATTATGCAAACGCCGGGGATGGGGTTCCCGATCTCCTCGTATCAGGCCAACGTGCCGCAGCTGGACGCCAAAATCGATCGCGACAAGGCCAAGGCGCAAGGGGTACCGCTTAATGCGCTGTTCAGCACGCTGCAGACCTACCTCGGTTCGTCTTACATCAACGACTTCAACCGCTACGGCCGCACCTGGAAGGTGATGGCGCAGGCCGACGGCCAGTTCCGCGACAGCGTGGAGGACATCGCCAACCTGCGCACCCGCAACGACAAGGGCGAAATGGTGCCGATCGGCAGTATGGTCAGCATCGGTACCACCTACGGCCCGGATCCGATGATCCGCTATAACGGCTTCCCGGCGGCAGACCTGATCGGCGACGCCGATCCGCGCGTGCTCTCTTCAACCCAGGCGATGGGCGCGCTGACGCAGATGGCCGGCAAGCTGTTGCCGAACGGCATGAATATCCAGTGGACCGATCTGAGCTACCAACAATCGACCCAGGGCAACGCCGCGCTGGTGGTATTCCCGGTGGCGGTGCTGCTGGCGTTCCTTGCGCTGGCGGCGCTGTATGAGAGCTGGACGCTGCCGCTGGCGGTGATCCTGATCGTGCCAATGACCATGCTGTCGGCGCTGTTCGGGGTGTGGCTGACCGGCGGCGACAACAACGTGTTCGTGCAGGTCGGGCTGGTCGTTCTGATGGGGTTGGCCTGCAAAAACGCCATTCTGATCGTCGAGTTCGCCCGCGAGCTGGAAATGCAGGGCAAAGGCATCGTCGAGGCGGCGCTGGAGGCCTGTCGCCTGCGGTTGCGGCCGATCGTGATGACCTCCATCGCCTTCATCGCCGGCACCATCCCGCTGATCCTCGGCCACGGCGCCGGCGCCGAGGTGCGTGGCGTCACCGGCATCACGGTGTTCTCCGGCATGTTGGGGGTCACCCTGTTCGGGCTGTTCCTGACGCCGGTGTTCTACGTCACCCTGCGGCGCCTGGTGGCACGCAAAGCGCAACCGCAGACGGCGTAA
- the sdeA gene encoding multidrug efflux RND transporter periplasmic adaptor subunit SdeA — protein MANQPNSSFNAGGRTRAVALGQRLSGVALLAALLAGCDNSVAHNAPPPPPVVSAASVVVKPISQWDAFNGRVEAVQSVQLRPRVSGYIERVNYTEGDEVKKGQVLFTIDDRTYRAAREQAQAELVRARNQAALARSESSRTEKLIGTQAISQEVWEQRRSSAAQAQSNVLAAQAQLDMAQLNLDFTRVTAPIDGRASRAMITAGNLVTTGDSASVLTTLVSLDKVYVYFDVDEATFLRYQQQGRHDARLPVKVGLVGEDGTPHQGLVDFTDNQLNAGTGTIRMRALLDNRERRFTPGLFARVQMPGSAEFNAMLIDDKAVMTDQNRKFVYIVDKDGKAQRRDIDVGRMAEGLRIVQKGLANGDRVIVDGMQKVFMPGMPVDAKAVAMNPIASALN, from the coding sequence ATGGCAAATCAACCAAACTCATCGTTCAACGCCGGCGGCCGCACGCGCGCCGTCGCTCTGGGCCAGCGGCTCTCCGGGGTGGCGCTGTTGGCCGCCCTGCTCGCCGGGTGCGACAACAGCGTCGCGCACAACGCCCCGCCACCGCCGCCGGTGGTCAGCGCCGCCAGCGTGGTGGTCAAGCCCATCAGCCAATGGGATGCCTTCAACGGCCGGGTCGAAGCGGTGCAAAGCGTGCAGCTGCGCCCACGGGTCTCCGGCTACATCGAGCGGGTCAACTACACCGAAGGCGACGAGGTGAAGAAAGGCCAGGTGCTGTTCACCATCGACGATCGCACCTACCGCGCCGCGCGCGAACAGGCGCAGGCGGAGCTGGTGCGAGCTCGCAACCAGGCCGCCCTGGCGCGCAGCGAATCCTCGCGCACCGAGAAACTGATCGGCACTCAGGCCATCTCTCAAGAAGTCTGGGAGCAGCGCCGGTCGTCCGCCGCGCAGGCGCAAAGCAACGTGCTAGCAGCGCAGGCCCAGCTCGACATGGCGCAGCTGAATCTCGACTTTACCCGCGTTACCGCGCCGATTGACGGGCGCGCCAGCCGCGCAATGATCACCGCCGGCAACCTGGTCACCACCGGCGACAGCGCCAGCGTGCTGACGACGCTGGTGTCGCTCGACAAGGTCTACGTCTATTTCGACGTGGATGAAGCCACCTTCCTGCGCTATCAGCAGCAGGGCCGGCACGACGCGCGCCTGCCGGTGAAAGTCGGCCTGGTGGGCGAAGACGGCACCCCGCATCAGGGGCTGGTGGATTTCACCGATAACCAGCTGAACGCCGGGACCGGCACCATCCGCATGCGCGCCCTGCTCGACAACCGCGAGCGCCGCTTCACGCCGGGGCTGTTCGCCCGGGTACAGATGCCCGGCAGCGCCGAGTTCAACGCCATGCTGATCGACGATAAAGCGGTGATGACCGACCAGAACCGCAAGTTCGTTTACATCGTCGATAAAGACGGCAAGGCGCAGCGCCGCGACATCGACGTGGGCCGCATGGCCGAAGGATTGCGCATCGTGCAGAAAGGGTTGGCAAACGGCGATCGGGTGATCGTCGACGGCATGCAGAAAGTGTTTATGCCGGGCATGCCGGTCGACGCGAAAGCCGTCGCCATGAACCCTATCGCCTCCGCACTTAACTAA
- the ghrA gene encoding glyoxylate/hydroxypyruvate reductase GhrA: MNIIYYHPLFNAQEWLAGIKQRLPQAEIREWQRGDERPADYALVWRPPHEMLANRRDLKAVFALGAGVDAILDQERKHPGTLPAGVPLLRLEDTGMAQQMQEYALSYVLRYFRRFDEYQALQQRQEWQPLDPHSLDDFTIGILGAGVLGQSVARKLTEFGFSVRCWSRSAKQIDGVQSFAGEAQRAAFLDGVKLVINLLPNTPETVGILNRELFAQLSTGAYLINIARGAHLVEADLLAALEQGQLAAATLDVFAREPLPQDHPFWRHPRVTITPHIAAITLPQQAMDQIAANIRALEAGHAPAGVVDRQRGY, encoded by the coding sequence ATGAACATCATTTATTACCACCCCTTGTTTAACGCCCAGGAATGGCTGGCCGGCATCAAGCAACGCCTGCCGCAGGCCGAGATCCGCGAGTGGCAGCGTGGCGACGAGCGGCCAGCCGATTACGCGCTGGTGTGGCGCCCGCCGCACGAAATGCTGGCCAACCGCCGCGATCTGAAAGCGGTGTTCGCCCTCGGCGCCGGCGTTGACGCGATCCTCGATCAGGAGCGAAAGCACCCCGGCACGCTGCCCGCCGGCGTACCGCTGCTGCGGCTGGAGGATACCGGCATGGCGCAGCAGATGCAGGAATATGCGTTGAGCTATGTGCTGCGCTATTTCCGTCGTTTCGACGAGTATCAGGCGCTGCAGCAGCGGCAGGAGTGGCAGCCGCTCGATCCGCACTCGCTGGATGATTTTACCATCGGCATCCTCGGCGCCGGCGTGCTGGGGCAGAGCGTGGCGCGCAAGCTGACCGAGTTTGGCTTTAGCGTGCGCTGCTGGAGCCGCAGCGCCAAACAGATCGATGGCGTGCAAAGCTTCGCCGGGGAGGCGCAGCGCGCGGCCTTCCTCGACGGCGTCAAATTGGTGATCAACCTGCTGCCCAATACGCCGGAGACCGTCGGCATCCTCAACCGCGAGCTGTTCGCGCAGTTGAGCACGGGCGCCTATCTCATCAACATCGCGCGCGGCGCGCATCTGGTGGAGGCCGATCTGCTGGCGGCGCTGGAGCAGGGGCAATTGGCCGCCGCCACGCTGGACGTGTTCGCCCGCGAGCCGCTGCCGCAGGATCACCCGTTCTGGCGTCATCCGCGTGTCACCATTACCCCGCATATTGCTGCCATCACGTTGCCGCAGCAGGCGATGGATCAGATCGCCGCCAACATCCGCGCGCTGGAGGCGGGGCATGCCCCGGCCGGTGTGGTAGACAGGCAGCGGGGGTACTGA
- the ycfP gene encoding alpha/beta hydrolase YcfP: MIIYLHGFDSTSPGNHEKVLQLQFIDPDVRFISYSTLHPRHDMQHLLKEVDKAVQQGGDAHPLICGVGLGGFWAERIGFLCGIRQAMFNPNLYPEEHMHGKIDRPEEYRDIATKCVEDFREKNRDRCLVVLSRHDEVLDNRRSAELLHHYYEIVWDEQQTHKFKNISPHLQRIKAFKALG, encoded by the coding sequence ATGATTATCTATTTGCACGGCTTCGATTCCACCAGTCCCGGCAATCATGAAAAGGTGTTACAGCTGCAGTTTATCGATCCGGACGTGCGCTTCATCAGCTACAGCACGCTGCATCCGCGTCACGACATGCAGCATCTGTTGAAAGAGGTGGACAAGGCGGTGCAGCAGGGCGGCGACGCGCACCCGTTGATCTGCGGGGTCGGCCTCGGCGGCTTCTGGGCGGAGCGAATCGGCTTCCTGTGCGGCATTCGCCAGGCGATGTTCAACCCCAATCTGTACCCGGAAGAGCATATGCACGGCAAGATAGACCGGCCGGAAGAGTATCGCGATATCGCCACCAAGTGCGTGGAGGATTTCCGCGAGAAAAATCGCGATCGCTGTCTGGTGGTGCTGTCGCGGCACGACGAGGTGCTGGATAACCGGCGCAGCGCCGAATTGCTGCATCACTACTACGAAATCGTCTGGGATGAACAGCAGACGCACAAGTTCAAAAACATCTCACCCCATCTGCAGCGGATCAAGGCGTTCAAGGCGCTGGGTTAA
- a CDS encoding peptide MFS transporter: protein MPAPQARHAIPPGAGALFFIQIFATLGFAVLYSTLVLYATKRLGFNESSANAMMGVFGAFNYGLHMFGGYLGGRFLSNRNLFVLGMVLQVIGCALIAVAGVWGLYWGLAMFLTGSGLNVTCINMMLTQRFKPDDDRRESAFLWNYAGMNLGFFVGFTVAGYFQLTENYRALFLFATLGNAAAIIVAVCRWRILADLNTPLHDASRSQYRWRMLVGLAVLVALVPIIRVMLTHAEFSGHFVIVLGALIFLMLCVVTLRHHPRDERRRMAAYLILALGSLVFWALYQLAPMGLMLFSEHNINLNVYGIQVAPQWIQNINTLVIVVGGPLLAWWFNRLRARGCNIDIPLQFSGSLFCIGLGMLVLPLGISMAGGDGLVAFKWIVISYVLQSVGELMISPIGYAMIGKLAPPRYQGVMMGCWMMVTGVASVLAGYVSGLMPENSGSTPLQTNPGYSEIFSALGWGATGVGVAMLILIPLLRRLIRRDGPSAA, encoded by the coding sequence ATGCCGGCGCCGCAAGCGCGCCACGCCATTCCCCCCGGTGCGGGGGCACTGTTCTTCATCCAGATCTTCGCCACGCTCGGCTTCGCCGTGCTTTACTCTACGCTGGTGCTGTACGCCACCAAGCGGCTGGGCTTCAACGAAAGCAGCGCCAACGCCATGATGGGCGTGTTCGGCGCCTTCAACTATGGCCTGCACATGTTCGGCGGTTACCTCGGCGGTCGATTCCTCAGTAACCGCAATCTGTTCGTGCTCGGCATGGTGCTGCAGGTGATCGGCTGCGCGCTGATTGCCGTCGCGGGCGTGTGGGGGCTGTACTGGGGGCTGGCGATGTTCCTGACCGGCAGCGGCCTTAACGTCACCTGCATCAATATGATGCTCACCCAGCGTTTCAAGCCGGACGATGATCGGCGCGAATCGGCGTTCCTGTGGAACTACGCCGGTATGAACCTCGGGTTCTTCGTCGGCTTTACCGTCGCCGGGTATTTCCAACTGACGGAAAACTACCGCGCGCTGTTCCTGTTCGCCACGCTGGGTAACGCGGCGGCGATCATCGTCGCCGTCTGCCGCTGGCGCATTCTGGCGGATCTCAATACCCCGCTGCACGACGCCAGCCGCAGCCAATACCGTTGGCGCATGCTGGTCGGGCTGGCGGTGCTGGTGGCGCTGGTGCCGATTATCCGCGTGATGCTGACCCATGCCGAGTTCAGCGGCCACTTCGTGATCGTGCTCGGCGCGCTGATCTTCCTGATGCTGTGCGTGGTGACGCTGCGCCACCATCCGCGCGATGAGCGCCGCAGAATGGCGGCCTATCTGATCCTGGCGCTGGGCTCGCTGGTGTTTTGGGCGCTGTACCAGCTGGCGCCGATGGGGCTGATGCTGTTCTCCGAGCACAACATCAACCTTAACGTTTACGGCATTCAGGTGGCGCCGCAGTGGATCCAGAACATCAACACGCTGGTGATCGTGGTGGGCGGCCCGCTGCTGGCCTGGTGGTTCAACCGCCTGCGCGCTCGCGGTTGCAACATCGACATTCCGCTGCAGTTCTCCGGATCGCTGTTCTGCATCGGCTTGGGCATGCTGGTGCTGCCGCTGGGTATCAGCATGGCGGGCGGCGACGGGCTGGTGGCATTCAAATGGATCGTTATCAGCTATGTGCTGCAAAGCGTCGGTGAATTGATGATCTCGCCGATCGGCTACGCCATGATCGGCAAGCTGGCGCCGCCGCGCTATCAGGGCGTGATGATGGGCTGCTGGATGATGGTGACCGGCGTCGCCTCGGTGCTGGCGGGCTACGTCTCGGGCCTGATGCCGGAAAACAGCGGCAGCACGCCGCTGCAAACCAACCCCGGCTACAGCGAAATCTTCAGCGCGCTGGGCTGGGGGGCGACGGGCGTCGGCGTGGCGATGCTGATTTTAATTCCGCTGCTGCGGCGCCTTATCCGGCGCGACGGCCCGTCTGCCGCCTGA
- a CDS encoding RrF2 family transcriptional regulator translates to MLDFRFPTALQMVLSVAVAEKQGMRSTSATLAAALEANPSFIRKLMVPLTKDGIIVSTLGRNGSIHLGRPAEEITLRDIYLAVIDDKRIWASRPEVPARCLVSANACWYFKSVVNEAEQASLAVLARHTVADSLAELERGDKRACAEYAAEQEAEAAGK, encoded by the coding sequence ATGTTAGATTTTCGCTTTCCGACAGCGTTGCAAATGGTCCTTAGCGTCGCCGTAGCTGAGAAGCAGGGCATGCGTTCGACGAGCGCCACCCTCGCCGCCGCTCTGGAAGCCAACCCCAGCTTTATCCGCAAACTGATGGTCCCGCTGACCAAAGACGGCATCATCGTTTCCACCCTGGGCCGAAACGGCTCTATCCACCTTGGCCGCCCGGCGGAAGAGATCACCCTGCGGGACATCTATCTGGCGGTGATCGACGACAAGCGCATCTGGGCTTCCCGCCCTGAAGTGCCGGCCCGCTGCCTGGTGAGCGCCAACGCCTGCTGGTATTTCAAATCGGTGGTGAACGAGGCCGAGCAGGCTTCGCTTGCGGTGCTGGCGCGCCACACCGTGGCCGATTCGCTGGCCGAACTGGAGCGGGGCGACAAGCGCGCCTGCGCGGAATACGCCGCCGAGCAAGAGGCCGAAGCCGCCGGTAAATAA
- a CDS encoding phosphatase, giving the protein MYPVDLHMHTVASTHAYSTLHDYIAEAQQKGIKLFAITDHGPDMADAPHYWHFMNMHVWPRLVNGVGILRGIEANIKNLQGDIDCTGPMLTATDVIIAGFHEPVFAPQDKASNTEAMIAAMAQGDVHIISHPGNPRYPIDIPAVAAAAAKYEVALELNNSSFTHSRKGSEANCRAIAAAVRDAGGWLALGSDSHVAFSLGNFEHCERIIEEVGFPQERILNVSPRRLLDFLERRGKPAIAELADL; this is encoded by the coding sequence ATGTACCCCGTTGATTTGCATATGCACACCGTCGCCAGCACCCACGCCTACAGCACGCTGCACGATTACATCGCCGAAGCCCAGCAGAAAGGCATCAAGCTGTTCGCCATCACCGATCACGGCCCGGACATGGCCGATGCGCCTCACTACTGGCACTTTATGAACATGCATGTGTGGCCGCGCCTGGTGAACGGCGTGGGCATCTTGCGCGGCATCGAAGCCAACATCAAAAACCTGCAGGGCGACATCGACTGCACGGGCCCGATGTTGACCGCCACCGACGTAATCATCGCCGGTTTCCATGAGCCGGTGTTTGCGCCGCAGGATAAAGCGTCCAATACTGAAGCGATGATCGCCGCAATGGCGCAGGGGGACGTGCATATCATCAGCCACCCCGGCAACCCGCGCTACCCGATCGACATTCCCGCCGTCGCGGCGGCGGCGGCCAAATACGAGGTGGCGCTGGAGCTGAATAACTCGTCGTTCACCCACTCCCGCAAGGGCAGCGAGGCCAACTGCCGGGCGATCGCCGCCGCGGTGCGCGATGCCGGCGGCTGGCTGGCGCTGGGCTCGGATTCGCACGTCGCCTTTTCGCTGGGTAACTTTGAGCACTGTGAGCGCATTATCGAAGAGGTGGGCTTCCCGCAGGAGCGCATTCTCAACGTCAGCCCGCGCCGGTTGCTGGACTTTCTCGAGCGGCGCGGCAAGCCGGCGATTGCGGAATTGGCCGATTTGTGA